One segment of Candidatus Poribacteria bacterium DNA contains the following:
- a CDS encoding alpha-glucuronidase family glycosyl hydrolase — MEYQIFITVFVVVALVLANELSSTMAAEPEGLVGRWDFDDGTGTDLSGNDNHAVLGGTTIYSLGEGRACIEVMRKTEPIRIPVSENSPLAISRGTICFWLNAGSDRSNILGYNNDAIELNNYRGCFQVRFRGEKDFEYWEGILDYDWPKYDLREWAFYPHVKASVGDSEWHLFAVAYDDKAKQIVGWRDGEQIATIDLSTVDMEPLRREGLTEIRTSEDFTGYLDDLRIYNKPLTDAEVRQIYDATKAIYAGRRDTNPTDKKQNTYKYQEVDRTLYKAWLQFNPPTTEHPNQDLFKNIVAEGTNSTVQTAASELAQAAESMFGFKPSVSETVTGPKVILGTAETSNWIRDRAEDLQLDRIESDGFIIKAMEGTVVVAGDIPAGVIFGAFDLIRRIQIGQDPLELDVLENPQVPIRMVAHWSYFRGLFGDRWRGGGRDNSIFSWEELRTGDTKRIRDWVRMLASCGWNALCPSEINWHYRNNFLEHLDEVEKLGDICRDYGIKLYWSPNYLLALDQKTADALYERVPDFGGYLMKLGSEKQNGDPRPPMANRIADTLKPYGGKVLVRGFVYGNLRYTQEPYRNLIPHDLFAHEDGNFRDNVIIVPKGSPLDWDLWAPIPALDGAMQKNLSGSELVIDKSWPVSWVKKWKWWFEQDTYRNGPGSLNKFSVDCIMGVSMISPAPAWTKSPLNAVNYYGLGRLSWNPDLTVDEIYMEWIQQTFGDDPEVLGTIKTILMMLEEVTRKTYNYRGYRGIWLDSSDPGMAQVKTPYIVNKEGAGVITPALRERVLAQYAPGLREIYGDRLRGEAHLTAFHFTEHDQRLSIGRTLIQDIYANMEEGVEMAEQAAELWKTLEGKVDPHRYEYTLKTLVDYATSERSRTLKKWVTNFEAHTGRTRLETLAGLTAEALAEVGTYNVRHFGAVADGKSNDAGAINEAITACHAAGGGTVFVPSGVYATGSIHLKSNVTLAVDAGAVLQFSSTDAGLLIGEDLENVKIYGPGPLDGTGNTCIVLKHCKDVEIRNLNVYRGDDSAVLAAGCDGLLIDNVNIKTDNDGLHFSECHNVTVAASRIDTVRREYGRPIGGGEAIKVDGKALPSESITVQDCFLVNGVDTLQ; from the coding sequence ATGGAATATCAAATATTTATTACTGTTTTTGTCGTGGTTGCACTGGTATTGGCAAATGAACTCAGTAGCACAATGGCAGCTGAACCCGAAGGGCTGGTGGGTCGTTGGGATTTTGACGATGGAACAGGGACTGACCTCTCTGGGAACGACAATCACGCCGTTCTTGGTGGCACAACAATCTATTCACTTGGTGAAGGACGTGCCTGCATCGAAGTGATGCGGAAGACAGAGCCGATACGAATCCCTGTGTCTGAGAATTCTCCACTTGCCATATCGCGTGGCACAATCTGCTTCTGGTTAAATGCAGGGTCGGATAGGTCCAACATTCTCGGGTACAACAACGATGCGATCGAACTTAACAACTATCGTGGCTGTTTCCAAGTGCGTTTCCGAGGTGAGAAGGATTTTGAATACTGGGAAGGGATCCTTGATTACGATTGGCCCAAGTATGACCTGCGCGAATGGGCGTTTTATCCACATGTGAAAGCCTCCGTCGGCGATTCTGAGTGGCATCTGTTCGCGGTCGCCTACGATGACAAAGCGAAGCAGATCGTGGGATGGCGTGATGGTGAGCAGATCGCAACAATTGATTTATCTACAGTGGACATGGAGCCGCTGCGCCGAGAGGGTTTAACCGAGATTAGGACCAGCGAAGATTTTACTGGTTATCTCGACGATCTCCGTATATACAATAAGCCGCTAACCGATGCTGAAGTTCGGCAGATTTACGATGCGACCAAAGCCATCTACGCGGGAAGACGTGATACGAATCCTACCGATAAAAAGCAGAACACTTACAAGTACCAAGAGGTGGACAGGACGCTCTATAAGGCGTGGCTACAGTTCAATCCACCCACAACTGAACACCCGAATCAGGATTTGTTTAAAAACATTGTTGCTGAAGGCACAAATTCGACTGTCCAGACAGCTGCTTCTGAATTGGCACAGGCGGCGGAATCCATGTTCGGTTTCAAGCCTTCTGTTTCAGAGACTGTCACTGGACCGAAGGTTATTCTCGGAACAGCCGAAACTTCCAACTGGATCCGTGACCGCGCTGAAGACCTTCAATTGGATCGCATTGAAAGTGATGGATTCATCATCAAGGCGATGGAAGGAACGGTTGTTGTCGCCGGAGACATACCGGCAGGGGTTATTTTTGGGGCATTCGATCTGATTCGTCGCATTCAGATCGGGCAGGATCCGCTTGAACTTGATGTCCTGGAGAATCCACAGGTACCTATCCGTATGGTGGCACACTGGTCCTACTTCCGTGGACTCTTCGGAGACAGATGGCGGGGTGGAGGCAGAGATAATTCAATTTTCAGTTGGGAAGAGTTGCGCACCGGCGATACCAAACGCATCCGCGATTGGGTGCGTATGCTGGCATCGTGCGGTTGGAATGCACTCTGTCCGAGTGAAATTAACTGGCATTATCGAAACAATTTTCTCGAACATCTTGACGAAGTCGAGAAACTTGGCGACATCTGCCGAGACTACGGCATCAAACTCTATTGGAGTCCGAATTATCTCCTTGCACTCGACCAAAAAACCGCAGACGCACTCTATGAACGGGTACCTGACTTCGGTGGATACCTGATGAAACTCGGTTCGGAGAAACAGAACGGCGACCCGCGTCCGCCGATGGCGAACCGGATTGCGGACACACTGAAACCGTACGGTGGAAAGGTGCTTGTGCGTGGTTTCGTTTATGGGAACCTTCGCTATACACAGGAACCGTATCGGAACCTGATTCCGCATGATCTGTTCGCACACGAAGACGGCAACTTCCGGGACAATGTCATTATAGTTCCGAAAGGCAGCCCTTTGGATTGGGACCTGTGGGCACCAATCCCAGCACTTGATGGCGCAATGCAGAAAAATCTATCCGGCAGTGAACTCGTCATTGACAAGAGTTGGCCCGTTTCCTGGGTCAAAAAGTGGAAATGGTGGTTTGAACAGGATACCTATCGCAACGGACCGGGAAGTTTGAACAAATTCAGTGTCGATTGCATCATGGGTGTGTCTATGATCTCACCTGCACCCGCATGGACAAAATCTCCATTGAATGCAGTGAACTACTACGGATTGGGACGACTCTCTTGGAATCCAGACCTGACGGTGGATGAGATTTACATGGAATGGATTCAGCAAACATTTGGCGATGATCCAGAGGTACTCGGAACGATCAAGACCATTCTGATGATGCTTGAGGAAGTGACACGTAAGACCTACAATTATCGCGGTTACCGCGGTATATGGCTTGATTCCTCCGACCCCGGTATGGCACAAGTCAAAACCCCGTATATCGTCAATAAAGAAGGCGCAGGCGTTATCACACCGGCGTTGCGTGAGCGTGTGTTGGCACAGTACGCGCCAGGACTTCGTGAGATATATGGAGACAGGTTACGCGGAGAAGCACACCTCACTGCCTTCCACTTCACAGAACACGATCAGCGACTCTCCATCGGTAGAACCCTCATACAAGACATCTATGCCAACATGGAAGAAGGCGTTGAGATGGCTGAACAAGCAGCCGAGTTGTGGAAAACGCTTGAAGGCAAGGTAGACCCGCACAGATATGAATACACGCTGAAAACGCTGGTAGACTATGCCACGTCCGAACGCAGCCGCACCCTTAAGAAATGGGTGACAAACTTTGAAGCACATACAGGCAGAACACGCTTGGAGACGCTTGCAGGATTGACTGCTGAGGCACTCGCTGAGGTTGGTACGTACAATGTACGGCATTTCGGTGCGGTTGCCGATGGCAAATCGAACGATGCGGGCGCGATAAACGAGGCAATCACTGCTTGCCACGCCGCGGGAGGTGGCACAGTCTTTGTACCGTCTGGGGTCTATGCAACGGGTTCTATTCATCTGAAAAGCAACGTTACCCTCGCGGTTGATGCGGGTGCTGTTCTTCAGTTTTCCTCCACTGATGCAGGTCTCCTTATCGGAGAGGACTTGGAAAACGTGAAAATCTACGGTCCCGGTCCCCTTGATGGAACGGGCAACACATGTATTGTCCTAAAACACTGCAAAGACGTGGAAATCCGCAATTTGAACGTCTATAGAGGTGATGATTCCGCTGTTCTGGCTGCGGGTTGTGATGGATTGCTCATCGACAACGTTAACATCAAAACCGACAACGATGGGCTTCATTTTTCTGAGTGTCACAACGTGACAGTCGCCGCCTCCCGTATCGACACTGTGCGCCGCGAATACGGAAGACCGATAGGTGGCGGTGAGGCAATCAAAGTTGATGGTAAAGCACTTCCATCAGAGAGTATCACTGTTCAAGACTGCTTCCTCGTCAATGGAGTGGATACCCTTCAATGA
- a CDS encoding M81 family metallopeptidase produces MRIAVGCIGHETNTFSPVTTTIDNFKKGSYHRGDEIIAAFRETRTITGGFLDVAGQLNLQPVPLLWTFATPSGMVEHAAYEALKAEFLTLLQNAGTLDGVLLDLHGAMVTDELEDVEGDLIQAVREQVGATWIATTLDLHANITAKMARYSDVIIGFDTYPHVDCYERGFEAGQLLFGMNEGKIQPTMAYRQLPLLTAPPAQCTMKTPMTEVLKALHALETERGVVTATLSMGFPFADITDAGVSILVTTNGDMALAEDYADQFASYIWEMREQFTFNLHTVESAIEIANQTDGKPIVLADGADNPGGGGPCDGTTILQKFMEADVQDAVIAVIADPESVARSVEAGVGNSVQLDVGGKTDAQHGAPVPLTGYVKTLSDGRFILKGPMGRGTLGQMGTTAVIQVGGIEIILTERRIQPYDTEVLRSVGIEPQTRKLIALKSAVHFRADYTPIAHQILDVDTPGVHSPNLFSYDYQKLRRPIYPLDSTVTYRIG; encoded by the coding sequence ATGCGAATCGCAGTCGGTTGTATCGGACACGAAACCAACACATTTTCACCTGTCACGACAACCATCGATAATTTCAAAAAAGGGAGTTACCATCGTGGTGATGAAATCATCGCTGCGTTTCGAGAGACTCGAACGATTACCGGTGGCTTCCTTGATGTCGCCGGACAACTCAATTTACAACCTGTGCCGCTGTTGTGGACGTTTGCGACACCGTCCGGCATGGTAGAGCATGCTGCTTACGAGGCACTTAAGGCGGAGTTTCTAACGCTTTTGCAGAACGCTGGAACACTCGACGGGGTACTCCTTGATTTACACGGTGCGATGGTAACAGATGAACTTGAAGATGTAGAAGGCGATTTGATTCAGGCGGTGCGCGAACAGGTAGGCGCGACGTGGATTGCCACAACGCTTGACTTGCACGCGAATATCACCGCTAAAATGGCGCGCTACTCCGACGTTATCATCGGGTTTGATACCTATCCACACGTAGACTGCTATGAACGCGGGTTTGAGGCGGGACAATTGCTCTTCGGTATGAACGAGGGAAAGATTCAGCCGACGATGGCATACCGTCAACTCCCTTTACTGACTGCTCCTCCGGCACAATGCACAATGAAAACCCCAATGACGGAGGTGCTCAAGGCACTCCATGCCCTTGAAACCGAGCGTGGTGTTGTGACTGCGACCCTCTCTATGGGTTTCCCATTTGCCGATATAACGGACGCAGGGGTTTCGATCCTCGTTACGACCAATGGAGATATGGCACTCGCTGAAGACTACGCTGACCAGTTCGCCTCGTACATCTGGGAGATGCGCGAGCAATTCACGTTTAATTTGCACACCGTCGAATCGGCAATCGAAATCGCCAATCAAACAGACGGTAAACCGATTGTTCTCGCTGACGGCGCGGATAATCCCGGTGGTGGCGGTCCCTGTGATGGCACAACGATTTTACAGAAATTCATGGAAGCAGACGTTCAGGACGCTGTCATCGCGGTGATTGCCGACCCCGAATCGGTTGCCCGATCAGTTGAGGCGGGTGTTGGAAACAGCGTTCAATTGGATGTCGGTGGTAAAACAGACGCACAACACGGGGCACCTGTTCCGCTCACAGGGTACGTCAAAACCCTCTCTGACGGCAGATTTATCCTCAAGGGTCCAATGGGACGCGGCACCCTCGGACAGATGGGCACGACAGCCGTCATCCAAGTCGGTGGAATTGAGATTATCTTGACGGAAAGACGGATTCAACCTTATGACACTGAAGTGCTTCGGAGCGTTGGGATTGAACCACAGACACGTAAACTCATCGCGCTTAAATCGGCTGTCCATTTCCGCGCGGACTACACACCGATTGCACATCAGATTTTGGATGTGGATACCCCCGGTGTTCACAGTCCTAACCTGTTCAGTTATGACTACCAGAAGTTAAGGCGTCCAATTTATCCACTCGATTCGACCGTCACCTATAGGATTGGGTGA